Below is a genomic region from Rhinolophus sinicus isolate RSC01 linkage group LG11, ASM3656204v1, whole genome shotgun sequence.
CCCAGTTCATGGCTCACCTTTGGCGGGTCCCTCTGCCTCCAGCTGGGGGTCTCAGCCCCATTTCATAGCATGTACCCCCTCCCCTGGGGGCCTGGGCAGGGGGGAATTTTCCAAGACGTCAGAGCTGGGGGTCGAAGCTGGGGTCGAGTTGCagggggccggggcggggccgaGCCACACTCCCCCCTCCCAGGGATGGCCAGCCGCCTCCCAATAGCTGGGGCTGTCCTGCTGCAGGGGTGGCTTGGACTTGGGCAGTAGCTTGGGGAGCAGTAGGCTAGGCGACTGGGGGTGCAGAGTGTTTAGGGGGTgatgggggcggggcagggggctTGTGGACAGGTTCTCCGTCTTGGGGACTTGATCCTGCGACATGAGGTgtgatggggggaggagggtctgGGGTCAGCTGGGCTGCGCCAGGCTTATCTGCAACAGGAAGGGGGATTTCCGGCCAGACCCTCGGTGAGCCGACGCGATGGGCCTACGTCACAATCCGCAGGAGGATTGcgggggggatggggtggggggaggcggaccAGGATCCCTGACCAGGCAGAGTTCTCCCCTTCCGAGGGCTTTGAGGAAGACTTCCTGGGGCTGCTCCAGGGGTGTGTCAATCATGATAACAATAGCATCAACAATGTAAACAATAACACCAgtcatagctaacatttattgagggcttattGCAGGGCACCAACAGTGCCATGAGCCTTAGTTTAATCTTCTTTTCAGGTAGGTACTACActtatcctcattttatgaaagaggaaattgaggcaggcttcctcccacttctcttcatctccaaagtccatgctcttccGTGCTATAATAGTTTGGGACAAATGGGGGAATTTGAGTATGCACTGAATATGAGATAtagaattattaattttcttagatGTGATAATGGTATGATATGAAAGATGTCTCTGTAAGGATATGAACACTGAGATATTTAGGGGTGAAGTGTTAGGACGTCTGTAACTTGCTTCAAATGATTCAGCAATAACCCCCCCAAAAAGCCACACCCATGTGTACAtgtaacatatacatacatgcactaTTTGGGACACACTGacatactaaaaaattatttgttgtttatctggaGTTTGAATTTAACtaggtgtcctgtatttttatcttctaaatttgGCAACCCTAAACCCGGGTGGATTGGCTTTCAAGCCGGTGCTTGTACCCATCCTGCTATactaataagtaaatatttaccaTTAAAAGTAACCTCTTTAATATGGGCATTGTCCAGTGTTCACTCAGCTTGATCACTTGCCATTTGTGGGATGCGAGGTATGGGGGTGTGGGCTCTGCTCTTCTTTCCATGTTACAGAAAGGAAACTGGGCCTTAAGAGGGAGAGCCACTTACTAGGTTACATACgcctccctctccatctctccatctctacTTGCTACATCGCTCCACTTCTGTCCACCTGTCTCTCAATCCCACAATTGATCTTTCCCTATCCTCAGGAGGACTTAAATGTACACATTTAAAACCCTCCtttctggggccggcccagtggctcaggcggttagagctccgtgctcctaactctgaaggctgccggttcgattcccacatgggccagtgggctctcaaccacaaggttgccagttcaattcctcgagtcccgcaagggatggtgggctgtgccccctgcaactagcaacggcaactagcaacagcaactgagctgcgccctccacaactaagattgaaaggacaacaatttgacttggagaaaagtcctggaagtgcacactgttccccaataaagtcctgttccccttccccaataaaatcttaaaaaaaaaagaaaaagaaaaagaaaccctcctTCTGGAATCATTCTCCTTCCCATCCCCTCCCTTGCCCTCATGGTTGCAGTGAGCAGAAGCAGGTCAGGAGTAGGGAGGGCTAGTGATATGGGGGTGGGATGTGAATGGTCCAGGGGAGCCGGGTGGTCCAGCCCAGGTGGCAGGGGCATAAAGGGCACTTCCTCCAGGGGAAGGAGGCCCTCACCCCTCTGACCAGATTGGAAAATATGACATCAGAGGGGGCAGCAAGGAAAGACAGGAACAGGAAATTTGACACCTCTCCTGGGTGACCAGCTTCCCTGAGAGGTCTTGGcagtttccccctccccccacgtCTCCTCCCAATCCAGGGTTGTCAGCTATGCCCCTGGAGGACCCTCATCCCCTCATGCTCGAACCATGTaatctccctcctctgcctcagccctgccccagcTTCCATCCAGACCTCAGGCCACAGAAGTCTCAGGGCTCTTTCTAAAGTGCAGAACCGTGATGCCAGTTCCCTGCTTGAACTTTGTCTCAGCTTCGTGGGGCTGGCTGCTGCCTTCAGGGTAAAGTCTAGGCTTAGTCTGATATTCAAGGTCCTGCACAGACACTTCAAGCGGGGAGTTGGGAAAAGAGATGGCGGGGGGAAGAGACCCACAGATACAGAGGAAGAATTGACTCAGATACAGCTGCttagaaagaaacagaggggcaatcagagaaagacaaagaaaaacgcTCAAGGAGACCCACACAGAGACATATAGCACGAGAAGTCAGCTGGTATTTGGCAGAGTGAAGAAACTGGAAAAGTCTCAGATCCAGAGGGTGAGAACTGCAGAGACTGGGATAGAACAACAGGAAGAGAATGAGAGTCTCAGAAATGGCCAGTTCCTTCAAGAAGCCCTCTTAACAATCAGGTTGTACCCTGGGCTCCCCCATCCCAACCGTGACCAGTCTGAGCCATCCCTGTCTGGCAATGCGCCTGTCTTCTGCCACTGGACCAGGAGTTCTTGAGGGAGCAGGGCCTGGGACTGTTTCAGTCACCGCTGTGTATCTAGCACTGTGTAGGCCCTAGGGgagtttgttgaatggatgaaagCCTAGAAGGCTGTGAGCTCCAGAAGGGCAGCATCCACCAGATGCCCTACCTTGGTGCTGAGAACACAGGCTGGAGTCAGAAGAGCATGGGTCTGAGCCTCGACTTGGCTTCAGTCTTGCCATAGCCTCCACTCCCTCTCCTGTGGAATGGGCTGCACTCAGTGTGTACTTAAGGGGTTTCCAGAAGATGTAATGGGTACTCAGTAGAGACTGAAAAAGGCCCACGTGCATGTCTATCTGGGTAAACTTTCAAGACACCCCACTATTCCCAGGTAGGGGGATGTCAAGCCCTGTACCCCAAAGAGTGCTTCCAAGCCCAACCAGGgatggaaatgaacaaaaatttattgaaactgGTTTTGGGGAGGATGGGTAGGTGGATAGTTGGGGGTTTTCCAAAGAGAACTGTCGGGGAGGAGCCAGTGTCTGGCCGGGTGGGAGCGGGTGCCCGGCCCCAGACCCTATCTCAGGCCCaacttcttcttctccttctgcttcttGCGCACCACATCCAGGTTCCGATCCTTCCACATGCTTTTGCGCAGCTTGATGGGGCGCGAGCCCACATACTTCCCTGTGGGAATGGAGGATTCAAGGTCAGGCTTGGGGTTTTGGCCACACGCCCATCACACGCGCTTTCCCTAGGGGAGGCCTCACTCACCATTCATCTCACGCATGGCACGCACATAGTCACTGGGGTCCTTAAAGCTAACGAAGCCGTAGCCCTTGGTCTTGCCCGTGCGCTTGTCGCGGATCACCTTAGCCTTAAGGAAGGATGGGAAGCGGCTGAAGGCACGTGCCAAGATGTCATCGTTCACCTCATTACCCAGATCCCCACAGAAGATCCGGAAGTCATCTGGGGTTGGGAGAAAGGAGGTCAGAAGATGCAGAAGCCTGGCCCAGTGACTGCCTTATTGAAATGGCCCCATGGTTTCTAGAGGCACCCCTGAGCCCTCCTCCCTCTGTCTCCGTGGCAGTCTGCCCAAAGCCCCCTTAGTAATAACTGCCAACACCTGGATGGTCTTTCCCCTGTGCTAGGCTCTCTGCTGCGTACTCATGAGGTTTTAACACATTTGACATCCCAAAAACCTTTTtacactgaggcacagaaggtCAGGTCACCTGCCCAAAGTTACTCAACCAGCAAGTGGTAGAGCCCCTGGGATAAGAACTCGGtcatctggctccagagtccttACTTTTAATTAACTGCACTACCCTTCCCCACCCTAGGGCCATCTCACCCGTTCCCATGATGAAGCCCCTAACTGTCCCAGCCCTGGCCTCTCCTCTGATCCCTTTGTCACAGATCACCTTGGCCTTAAGGAAGGATGGGAGGTGGTTGAAGGCACGTGCCAAGATAACATCGTTCACCTCATTACCCAGATCCCCACAGAACATCTGGAAGTGATCCGAAAGGTTCTTGGTCTCCTGGACACAACCCTATGGACATCCCCTGGTCCCTGCCATCGCTGTACCCTACCCCATAATGGCACCCCAGTACCACAGACTTCATCTTTCCTCAGCTCGTTTCCTCTGCAAAACCCACTCTAATTCCCCCTTGAGTCTCTGACACCTGAACACACTGCCTGATCCTTCTCcaaggggcggccggttggctcagtgggttagagcacagtgctcataacaccaacgtcgccggttcgattcccacatgggcaagtgagctgcaccctccacaactagattggaaaaaaaaaagacttgacttggagctgatgggtcctagaaaaacggtgttccccaatattcccccccccccacaaaaaaaaatcccttccctGGGAGGCATAGACTATTATTACTCCTTattgtagatgaggaaaatgaggctggaTGGGCTCCGTGACTTGTCCAAGGTAACAGAACTAGGGTCTACAGTCTGTACTGTGCTGCTATAGCCCTAGCCTGGGGTGGGTAGGTCCCAGAAGAAGATGCAGAAGTCATGGACTGGGACGGGAGGTAGGTTCCTTTCCTCGGTGACTACTGTGGTTGCCCCATGGCTTCTGTGAACAATTTAGGCCAACCCAGGAGGAAATAATCTGACAAACTCAGAGGGTGGGACTTTCTACAAGGTAAGTGGCCTGGAcacttcaaaaattattataCACGAGACAAGGCCGCAGGAGGACCATTCTCATTAAAAGATAATCTAGAGACATAAAACTGCATGTATCCTGGTTTAAGGGAAAAATAGCTATCATAGTTTGGGAAGAATTGGGtcaatttcaatttaaatggaATATGAGATACCATGGAATTACTATTAGTTTTCCTACATGTTAATGGTATTATGATAAGAAAGAATGTCACTTTCCTTAGGACATGAGTACCGAGGTATTTAGGAGTGAAGTGATAATTTATAACTTGCTTCAAATGATTGAACAAAACcctaaaacacatacatacacagagagataaagtaaatatagcaaaaatattaATTGCTGAATCTAGCTGGTAGACACATGGCTGTTCACTGTGCAGTTCagtgtttaacatttttcataagaagttgggagaaaaaagaaagctttcaccTTTAGCAATCCAAGTCCCTCATGAATAAAACAGGTCAGAAGGTGCATGCTGCTCAGTGGCAGGATGAAGGCCCACCCCTAGCGCCACAGCCAGTCCCCCACGAAGTGCGCTAACAGTGCCTGCCCTACAGAGAGGAGGCAGTCGTGCAGTTACCTGGTTCACCTTCCCTGTGTCTGCCCCAAGGAAGAAGGCTTGCCCTGACCGTGGCTGAGCAGTACCTGACTCTGCACTTGGGCCCACTTACCTGCATCCCACTCCAGCAGGCTGGGGTCTTCCCAGCTGCTCCCAGCTGCCGTGCGAATGCAGCGTTTCAATTTCTctggctttcctttcttcttgtcttCACCCAGAGGCTCTGGGACCTGCAGAGGAAAGGGGACGGGGTGCAAAGACTTGGTGTTGGAGTCTTCTGAACCCGTCTGTCCCCCTCTCACCTTCCTTTGCCCCCTGGCCCTCCTGCCTCCATAGTTAAAGGACTGGATGTGCTCCTGGGTTGAGATATGTCTGTCTGCCACCCTCTCTCCGAcatcctcccagcccctccaaTTTCCTGGGATCCTCCTACGTCCACTGATAGAGGACTACATGTGCTTCTGCGTGTGGAAGTCCATGGGCTCCTGTCTGCCCTCTCAGCcctttctgtccccacactgcgaTGCTCCCTGCTTACCTCGAGAGCCATGAGGCCAGGCGGTGGCTCAGGCCGTGGGGGCCGGGGCCGAGGACGCAGGGAGAGGAGCTCAGGAATGCGTAGTGGGGGCAGCAGGCCTCGCACAACTTCCAGCGGGAGGGGCAGGGGCTCAGGTTCAGGCAAAGGCATGGCAAGGGCCAGTGGTAGGCTGGGCCCAATGACGGCAGGACCAGTTGGGGCACCTCCTGCCCCCACAGCTACTGCTGCGCTAGCGTCCTCTAGCCCGGCTGCTGCAGCCACCACTGCCTCGTCCTTCTCTTTCAGGCCCAAACCCAGGCCTAGGCCCAGCTCTCGGGATGCTGGCTCTTCCTGTGGGCAAGAGGAGAGAATGAGGGGGGTCAGCTCAAGGCTCAGACCTTACTCCCATTCCCATCCTGTGTAACAAAGCAAAGGGCCTGAGGGCCAGAGAGCAGGCAAGAGACATCTAGACAGAGAAAGGAGTCTCTAGTGAGAGGCAGACACAGGGACAGAGAAACAcaggcagagagacagacagacatacacacacagagacaaacagaaggacaaagaaagacatcaagacagaaaaacaaaaagggacaatccaaggagaaatggagaaagagataGAAATACACCCACAGCATCTGTTTCTTTATACACTTTtctcacaaaaagaaagaaaaatagaaagatttggccacagaaatacagagaacaaCAGAGACAAAGTCAGAGAGTAAGAAGTCAGAGACATGAAAAGCCAGGGAAAAGGCACACTTAGACATAGCCCATCAGACCAGGATTGAGTGTCTCCCTACCCACTGCACTTCTGACCATCAGCTCCCTGTCCACACTCACCAGGGGAGGCCTCAGAGCAGCCATGGAGCCCAGTGGGGGCCCCGGGGCCCGAGCCATCGGTGGTAGCATCATAGGTGGTCCAGGGGGCCCAGACAGAGGGGGGCCCACGAGGGCCTGGTGAGGGGGCCGCAGAGCCATAGGGCGAGGGCCTCCTGCTGCAGAAGAAAGAGCAGAATCTGTCAGGGTGTTAGTGGGGGAGTTAGAGGGCTTAGGAAGGGAGTTATGTGGCAGGGATGGTGATCCTGGCCCCTCACCTGCTCTCTGTAGCACGTGGGGGACGAAGGCCGGACGCAGGATAGGGGCCCTCTGGGGggccacagctgtgggagagagagatgggggtgcATGTCATGGGGGACCAGGGCACTTGgggcaaggtgtgtgtgtgtgtgtgtgtgtgtgtgtgtgtgtgagatgggggagggggatggagagagagagagagagagagagagagagagagagagagagagagagagagagagagaggagggtaCTCTCAGCATCCAAGAAATCCTGGAGAAGAGTGTGGGGAGCCTTCTGGGAGATGCAGGgatcttttcatttgttcacttaGCAGAAATTTATCACTGAGGATCTCCCTTGGGCCTGTCCCTGATCTGGGCAATGCCAGGGACACACCAAAAGACCAAAGGCTCTCAGGGAGCTCCTGGTCCAGAGTAGGAGGGAAGAGACCCATCACCAGAGTGACAGCCCAGAGTGATCAAGGCCGGGATGAGAGAAAGCCCAGGCATGGTGACTGGGGCTAGGACGGGGACGCCCAGAGAGAactgggagcccagaggagcGCTCTGACCTATCCAGGAGAActagggaaggcttcctggagaaagggACCTGTGAGCTGAAACCCAAAGGATAATGAAGAGTTAGGCAAAAGGTGAGTGGAAATAGTACTGGCAAAGGAgaacatttataaacaaaatcttCCTCCCTTTGCAGTTTAGTATAATTGTAATTGAGGATGTTAGGAGTTAGAGAGCATCATAAGAGAATGACCAAGAGGTCAGCAGGCCTCCCAGCATAGCCTTATTGGCTGAGCCATGGATATCTTCCTGAGGGCACCAAGGAATCACAGCAGGGTTGGAAGCTGGGCAGGGTGACTAAGTCAGATCTGCACTTTGATCAAAACCGTAAAGAGGAAGAGATGTTAAAATTTCTCAGATACCAGATACAAAAAGTATAACAGGATTTAAGTAACACATGTTTGATCTTATAGAGATTGTACCAGAACTTTACAGGACACATAATCTTTTCAAACACATAAGGTAGTAATGTCACAAAAATTGACTGTGTGTAAAAAAGGTcacctcaacaacaaaaagaatggcCTGTGGAGAGGACAGATTTTAGTTGACTTTGGTTAGTCTAATTTTGGTTTAGCTGATAGGTTTTGGAAGGTTACAGTTGGGCAAGTGAGCAAGGGAGAGAACTTCAAGAAAAGCATTGCTGGCACATCCCCGTAACATTTAGGGCTTCTGGGGAGGATGTAAGGATCTCTCTCTGCAAGGGGCTCGGCGATGTGGGGTCTTGACTGCCAGGTGAGGAGCTTGTTGCTGGTTTGACGGTTTGTTTATTCATCCCATCGACAGATAACATATAATGCTTACTATGTTGCCGGCACCAAGACTTCTACCCCTCACATAGCTTATATTTTAGaggaagcaaaaaataataaaaaagtatatagcTTGTTGGAGAAGGAGTTAAGTGCTATGAGGAAACATAGCAAAGGGTAGGGATTAGAAGTGACAGTAGGAGGTTGGTTTGCAACAATCAGGTTAAGCCCTGTTAAGGCAAAATGACTTGAAGTACAGAATCAGGTTTGTGCTTTAGGAAGATGACAAAATCAGGGTGGGGATGAAATGGAAAGGGTGAGTTAGAGCAATGATTTAAGCAAGAGGCCGAAGTAGTCGAAACTAGAGTGCTTGGTTAAATGTGGGTTTCCTGGCCCCAGACCTACCTGCTCGCCGCAGGAACATGGCTTCTCGAGCCTCTGGACTGTCCAGGTGACTCCGATCACCAGGGCCAAAGCCAACTGTTGGGAGGGGAGAGACAAGGATGGTGGGAGGATAGTCCCGGGCATCCCTTCTTACCACCCTGCCTAATCCCCTGGCTCCCTCACCCTACCACTCCTTACTTACCTGGGCCCACAAAAGGAGGGCCACCAACCATGGGAGAAACCACTGTGGCTGCAGCGGCTGCCCGGGCCTCCAAAGTCTGTTGGACCTGTTGGGGAGGAGGTTGGGGTGAGGGGCCTGACTCAGTGCTCACAAACTGCCCTGGCTGGTTCACTCTGGGTGGTCAAGGGTTTCATTCTTTGCATTCTCCGTGGGGCTGGCCATCTGTTAACCTTTAGGTCTCAGCTAAAATGGCACTTTTCAGGGAGGCTTTTGGGATCACGCTAGCTAAAGCTGTCCTCAGCAACTCCCAGTAGCAACTTTTCTCACCATCCTGTTGTTTCATCTGCCCCATAACACTTAGCACCATCTGAAATTATGTCTAGCCTGTCCTCCCATCTCCTATGCCACCACCCTGGTCGAAGCCACCATTGTCTCTTGCCTAGATCATTACAGTAGCTTCTTCTTTAGTCTCCTTGATTCTGCCCTTTGCCCCCTACAATCTGTTCTCCAAACACAGCCAGAGCGACCCTGTTAACATCTAAGTTGGACCATATCACCCCTTTGCTCAAAATCTTTCAATAGCTTCCCATGTCAGAGTGAAAACCAAGGCCCTTACAGTGGCCCACAAGGCCCTACCCTATCTGGTCTCTATCACCTCTCTGTCCTCATTTCCGCCCACCCTCCCCCTTGCTCACTGCACTCTAGCCACACTATTCTCCCTGCCGTTCCCTGAACATGTCAGGCACACACCTGCCTCATGGCCCTTGCACTAGCAGTGTTCTTCTCCCAGATATGTGCATGGTTCCCTCCATCATGTCCTTTATAtctttgcttaaatgtcacctcctcaggaagGCCTTCCCTGACTGTGCTGATAAACCTCTGCCCTTCTGACTGTACTCTGACCTGTCTCTTCACAGCAAAATGTAAACTCCAAAAAGGTAGTGACTGTTGTTCTCTGATTTGTTCTTTGCTATGTGCTtaatgcttagaatagtgcctggtgcaTAGAAGGCAcccaaaaattatttgttgacaGGATGAACAGGcttcatttgcttgttttctttttagtagtCTCTCCACTAGTCATGTATAGctagctattgagcacttgaatgTGACTAATAAGAATGAGGAActatttaagtatatattttaaatagatccAGAACGTTCCCATCATTGCATAAAGTTCTACTGGACAACATACTCTAGAACATAAGCTCCCAAAGGGCAGAAATAGTTTGACTTAGTCATTACTGTGtcctcagcacctggcacataaaatattaaattgccATGCAAATTAATCAACAAGCCAACATGTCAATAGCTCTCTGTATACAAGCACTGAGTTCGAGGTACTGTGCTCTCTGACCTATACGCCTTAGCTCAGACGTACCTGCTGGTATGTGTTGGTGGCGATAATTGGGCGGATCACAGGAGCTGCTGGGACTTGCATCGCTTCTACCGTGGGGACCGTGGGCACAGCAGTTGGGATTCCGGTTACCGGAGCACCCAGAACTTCCTGCTCAAACCTAGGAGAGCAGGACAGACACCACAGCTCAGGACCTTGCACCAAGTCTGGAACGCTGACTATATCGTGACAGCGCCTTCACCCCTGCCAACCTCTCCTTACTCCCGCCCCCGCAATCCCGAAGGTCCCGTTTCCTCCTGATAGAGCCATATGTCGGGCATATTGCGGCCTGGAGGCTCCAGGGCTCGGCGGCTCTGGCTCTGGGACGGCTTTTATCGCGCCCTGTCGCGGGGCTTACAGGGCCATCTCCGCCTCCATCTCCTTTAAGCGTTCCTCGCCGATCTTGCCCGGGATGCCGGCGCCAGGGCCCTGGACCACAGGTCCTCCTGCACCCGGAAGTCCCGGGGTCGGCCCCGCCCCGGCCATCGCTGCTGGCTTCGCTGTCGCCGCTACCACCGCCACGACTCAGTCGCCTCCGCCGGTTCCGCTGTCTACGGTCTGACTTCGTCAATGTCGGCGCCCGCGGATGACGTAGGCCAAAGCGACGGGCACCGACGCATGACATCATACGCCAACAGGGGCTGCCTTTAGAACGAGGGCCAATGAGAAACTGACCATATTCGGAAGGCCCACCCCAAGTAGGAATATAGGCCAATCAGAGTGTTGAAAAAACGAACTTGTGGAAGAAACTAGTTACAGCTCAGTGGCGCTGGGGCCTTTGCGGAGGAACGTAGGCAAGTGAGAGCTACTTACAGTCAGTTGGTCCGGTCCCTAAAACCCAAACTGGACCTTTGAGACTCAGTAAAGCTCGGAGGGCCCTCCGGTGCCACCGCGAGGCCCCTTCcggaaattttaaaacacacttaaGTGCGCATCCGCCCAGGGCTGGGCGAGGCTGGAGACAGCCGGGGATCGTGGGCTCTCGATCTGGGGTAAACAGACACGCTACCAGTCAGTGACTTCCAGAAAGATTAGCCATGATGTGGGAAACTCAAGAGGAGGCGCTGACCCAGACTTCCTAGAGGACATGACAGCTGAAGACTTTTGCTAGATGACAATGGGAGATACGTTCTGGATCGCGGGAATAGTTCACGCGAAGGCCAAGAGACACTAGTCAAAGGCGTCAACCCAAAAGGTCACGTGTGTAGGTttggtctctgtgtctcttgTGACACAGCTGacccctccttttttccctcaaaatgttttattatgaatattttaatatgcaaCAGTAGAGATAAAATAGTAATATAACGAACCTCCACGTACTTCTCAACAATGACTAATATTTTACCCTCCTTGTTTCATCTATTCtacttatattttttttagttaagtATATTAAATTCCAGCCATCCATCAAATCATGCTTCATGATGTCTCTATATAACAAATAAggactatttaaaagaaaataaaacattttcaagcccaagaaaattaatttcttagtATCATTTCACACCCAGACGGTTCAATTTCCCCTGCTTCAAAATGTTTCTATACAATAGTGTTGTAAAACCAGGAT
It encodes:
- the RBM42 gene encoding RNA-binding protein 42 isoform X2; the protein is MAGAGPTPGLPGAGGPVVQGPGAGIPGKIGEERLKEMEAEMALFEQEVLGAPVTGIPTAVPTVPTVEAMQVPAAPVIRPIIATNTYQQVQQTLEARAAAAATVVSPMVGGPPFVGPVGFGPGDRSHLDSPEAREAMFLRRAAVAPQRAPILRPAFVPHVLQRAAGGPRPMALRPPHQALVGPPLSGPPGPPMMLPPMARAPGPPLGSMAALRPPLEEPASRELGLGLGLGLKEKDEAVVAAAAGLEDASAAVAVGAGGAPTGPAVIGPSLPLALAMPLPEPEPLPLPLEVVRGLLPPLRIPELLSLRPRPRPPRPEPPPGLMALEVPEPLGEDKKKGKPEKLKRCIRTAAGSSWEDPSLLEWDADDFRIFCGDLGNEVNDDILARAFSRFPSFLKAKVIRDKRTGKTKGYGFVSFKDPSDYVRAMREMNGKYVGSRPIKLRKSMWKDRNLDVVRKKQKEKKKLGLR
- the RBM42 gene encoding RNA-binding protein 42 isoform X3 gives rise to the protein MAGAGPTPGLPGAGGPVVQGPGAGIPGKIGEERLKEMEAEMALFEQEVLGAPVTGIPTAVPTVPTVEAMQVPAAPVIRPIIATNTYQQVQQTLEARAAAAATVVSPMVGGPPFVGPVGFGPGDRSHLDSPEAREAMFLRRAAGGPRPMALRPPHQALVGPPLSGPPGPPMMLPPMARAPGPPLGSMAALRPPLEEPASRELGLGLGLGLKEKDEAVVAAAAGLEDASAAVAVGAGGAPTGPAVIGPSLPLALAMPLPEPEPLPLPLEVVRGLLPPLRIPELLSLRPRPRPPRPEPPPGLMALEVPEPLGEDKKKGKPEKLKRCIRTAAGSSWEDPSLLEWDADDFRIFCGDLGNEVNDDILARAFSRFPSFLKAKVIRDKRTGKTKGYGFVSFKDPSDYVRAMREMNGKYVGSRPIKLRKSMWKDRNLDVVRKKQKEKKKLGLR
- the RBM42 gene encoding RNA-binding protein 42 isoform X1, whose translation is MAGAGPTPGLPGAGGPVVQGPGAGIPGKIGEERLKEMEAEMALFEQEVLGAPVTGIPTAVPTVPTVEAMQVPAAPVIRPIIATNTYQQVQQTLEARAAAAATVVSPMVGGPPFVGPVGFGPGDRSHLDSPEAREAMFLRRAAVAPQRAPILRPAFVPHVLQRADSALSSAAGGPRPMALRPPHQALVGPPLSGPPGPPMMLPPMARAPGPPLGSMAALRPPLEEPASRELGLGLGLGLKEKDEAVVAAAAGLEDASAAVAVGAGGAPTGPAVIGPSLPLALAMPLPEPEPLPLPLEVVRGLLPPLRIPELLSLRPRPRPPRPEPPPGLMALEVPEPLGEDKKKGKPEKLKRCIRTAAGSSWEDPSLLEWDADDFRIFCGDLGNEVNDDILARAFSRFPSFLKAKVIRDKRTGKTKGYGFVSFKDPSDYVRAMREMNGKYVGSRPIKLRKSMWKDRNLDVVRKKQKEKKKLGLR